The Shewanella zhangzhouensis genome has a window encoding:
- a CDS encoding beta-ketoacyl-[acyl-carrier-protein] synthase family protein: MSAGEILPRLLAGDISGMVLRADLLATGSTLVGEVTQDLPQLPDAMAQFDCRNNQLLLAAAEQIAPTVARAIASFGKNRIGVVLGTSTSGIAKGEEALAYHAEHGEFPADYHYFQQELGSTSDFLRQYFELDGPCYTLSTACSSSAKVFASAKRLLNAKLCDMVIVGGVDSLCRLTVNGFDALESVSKGHCNPFSANRDGINIGEGAALFTLVRGDGPVLLSGCGESGDAHHISAPHPEGRGAIDAMGAALKDAGLKPSDIDYINLHGTATPKNDAMESRAVCAVFEGHLPPCSSTKPLTGHALGAAGAIEAAFCVLLLSEGNRSLPPQVWDGIADTNDPQLPLVPMPSSKPQANQGPIRHVMSNSFAFGGSNASLIFSRGGLHD, translated from the coding sequence ATGAGTGCAGGCGAGATCCTGCCGCGCCTCCTTGCTGGGGACATCAGTGGTATGGTGCTGCGTGCCGACCTGCTGGCAACTGGCTCCACCCTGGTGGGCGAAGTAACACAAGATTTGCCGCAATTACCCGATGCCATGGCGCAATTTGACTGCCGAAACAACCAATTGTTGCTGGCCGCCGCCGAGCAGATCGCGCCCACGGTTGCCCGGGCTATCGCCAGTTTCGGCAAAAATCGCATCGGCGTGGTGCTCGGCACCTCCACCTCCGGCATTGCCAAGGGCGAAGAGGCCCTGGCCTACCACGCCGAGCACGGTGAATTTCCCGCCGATTATCATTACTTCCAGCAGGAGCTTGGCAGTACCAGCGACTTTCTGCGTCAGTACTTTGAACTCGATGGTCCCTGCTACACACTGTCAACCGCCTGCTCATCCAGCGCCAAGGTGTTTGCCAGCGCCAAGCGATTACTCAATGCCAAGCTGTGCGACATGGTGATTGTGGGCGGCGTCGACAGCCTTTGTCGTCTCACAGTCAACGGCTTCGATGCGCTGGAGTCTGTCTCCAAAGGCCACTGCAATCCCTTCAGTGCCAATCGCGATGGCATCAACATAGGTGAAGGCGCGGCGCTGTTTACCCTGGTTCGCGGCGACGGCCCGGTTTTGCTCAGCGGCTGCGGCGAGTCCGGCGATGCCCATCATATTTCAGCACCTCATCCAGAAGGACGCGGCGCCATCGATGCCATGGGCGCAGCACTCAAAGACGCAGGCCTTAAGCCATCCGACATCGATTACATTAACCTGCACGGCACCGCCACGCCGAAAAACGACGCCATGGAAAGCCGCGCGGTTTGTGCCGTATTTGAAGGCCATTTGCCACCCTGCAGCTCCACCAAGCCGCTTACCGGCCATGCTCTCGGCGCCGCCGGTGCCATTGAAGCCGCCTTTTGCGTGCTGCTGTTAAGCGAAGGCAATCGCAGCCTGCCACCTCAGGTGTGGGACGGCATAGCCGACACCAACGATCCACAGTTACCGCTGGTGCCTATGCCTTCCAGCAAGCCCCAGGCAAACCAAGGCCCCATTCGCCATGTGATGAGCAACTCCTTTGCCTTTGGCGGCAGCAATGCCAGTTTGATTTTCAGCCGTGGAGGCCTGCATGACTGA
- a CDS encoding ApeP family dehydratase produces the protein MTDKLWDGAPLSSIDVETFLPHRRPMVLIDEVLEHGHDSLLTATHISDASPYFDEALGGVPNYVGIEYMAQSIAALAGVEATLRGEPIQVGFLLGSRKLSMPLAVFAKGETYTTEVKRLYQEDTGLAVFDCRIFHGATMVAEANVNVFQPQDTDAYIRESQGSSTSI, from the coding sequence ATGACTGACAAGCTTTGGGATGGCGCGCCGCTTTCCAGCATCGACGTGGAAACCTTTTTGCCCCATCGCCGCCCCATGGTGCTGATTGACGAGGTGCTGGAGCACGGCCACGATAGCCTGCTTACCGCCACCCATATCAGCGACGCAAGCCCCTATTTTGATGAGGCGCTGGGCGGCGTGCCCAACTATGTGGGCATAGAGTACATGGCCCAGAGCATTGCGGCGCTCGCCGGGGTCGAAGCCACCCTGCGTGGCGAACCCATTCAGGTCGGTTTTTTGCTGGGGTCGCGCAAGCTGTCCATGCCACTTGCAGTGTTTGCAAAGGGCGAAACCTACACCACTGAAGTGAAACGCCTTTATCAGGAAGACACCGGCCTTGCGGTATTCGACTGCCGCATTTTCCATGGCGCCACTATGGTCGCCGAGGCCAACGTCAATGTGTTCCAGCCTCAGGACACAGACGCCTATATTCGTGAGAGCCAAGGCTCTTCTACCAGTATCTAG
- a CDS encoding 3-ketoacyl-ACP reductase FabG2 — MTKRVLVTGSSRGIGKAIALRLASQGYDIAVHYHSNLNAAEATSSEIAALGVKVSLLKFDVADRAAVRAAIEADIDTSGAYYGVVLNAGINRDTAFPAMTDDEWDSVIHTNLDGFYNVVQPTVMPMIQSRKGGRIITLASVSGIAGNRGQVNYSASKAGLIGATKALSLELAKRKITVNCIAPGLIETDMVSEFPTDMVDQLVPMRRMGKPEEIAALAGFLMSDDAAYITRQVISVNGGML; from the coding sequence ATGACTAAAAGAGTCCTGGTGACAGGTTCCAGCCGCGGCATTGGCAAGGCCATTGCCCTGCGCCTTGCATCTCAAGGCTATGATATTGCAGTGCATTACCACTCAAACCTGAATGCTGCCGAAGCAACATCAAGCGAGATTGCCGCCCTTGGCGTGAAGGTCAGCCTGCTGAAATTTGATGTGGCCGACCGAGCAGCCGTGCGCGCCGCCATTGAAGCCGATATCGACACAAGCGGCGCCTACTATGGCGTGGTGCTCAATGCCGGCATCAACCGCGACACCGCCTTTCCGGCCATGACCGATGATGAGTGGGACAGCGTTATTCACACCAACCTCGACGGTTTTTACAACGTGGTGCAGCCCACTGTGATGCCGATGATCCAAAGCCGTAAGGGCGGGCGCATCATCACTTTGGCATCTGTATCCGGCATTGCCGGAAACCGTGGTCAGGTAAACTACAGTGCCTCCAAGGCCGGGCTTATCGGCGCCACCAAGGCGCTGTCGCTGGAGCTCGCCAAGCGCAAGATCACCGTTAACTGCATCGCCCCCGGCCTGATTGAAACCGACATGGTAAGCGAATTCCCCACCGACATGGTCGACCAGCTGGTGCCGATGCGCCGCATGGGCAAGCCGGAAGAAATCGCCGCACTGGCGGGATTCTTGATGTCCGATGATGCCGCCTACATCACCCGTCAGGTGATTTCGGTGAACGGAGGCATGCTGTGA
- a CDS encoding beta-ketoacyl-ACP synthase, with the protein MSRRVVVTGFGGISSLGHDWSSIAASLKAMQNKVACMDEWDRFDNLNTRLAAPVTDFTVPAHYSRKKIRSMGRVSLMATRASELALEDAGLLGSDFLTSGEVGIAYGSSTGSTDPLIGFGRMLDSGDMSGIDATSYIRMMAHTTAVNVGVYFGLQGRIHTTSSACTSGSQGIGYAYEAIKYGMQTAMLAGGGEELCPSEAVVFDTLFATSTQNATPELTPRPFDKHRDGLVIGEGACTLVLEELEHARARGAHIYAELIGFGTNSDGLHVTQPNATTMEGAIRLALKDAALDADAIGYVNAHGTATDRGDVAETRATSAVFGSRMPISSLKSYTGHTLGACGALEAWCSIMMMNEGWFAPTINLEQIDPDCGELDYIRGELRQLETDYVMSNNFAFGGINTSLIFKRWRA; encoded by the coding sequence GTGAGCCGCCGGGTTGTGGTCACAGGCTTTGGCGGCATCAGCAGCCTCGGCCATGACTGGTCATCGATTGCGGCAAGCCTTAAGGCCATGCAAAACAAGGTGGCATGCATGGACGAGTGGGACAGGTTCGATAACCTCAACACCCGTCTGGCCGCGCCTGTGACCGACTTTACCGTGCCAGCCCACTATTCGCGCAAAAAAATCCGCTCCATGGGGCGGGTGTCTTTGATGGCAACCCGGGCCAGTGAACTGGCGCTGGAGGATGCAGGCCTGCTTGGCAGCGACTTTCTGACCTCAGGCGAAGTGGGCATAGCCTACGGCTCGTCCACCGGCAGCACCGATCCCCTGATTGGCTTTGGCCGCATGCTCGACAGCGGCGATATGTCCGGCATAGATGCCACCAGCTACATTCGCATGATGGCCCACACCACGGCGGTCAACGTGGGGGTGTATTTCGGTCTTCAAGGCCGCATTCATACCACTTCCAGTGCCTGCACCTCTGGCAGCCAGGGCATAGGTTACGCCTATGAAGCCATCAAGTACGGCATGCAAACCGCCATGCTGGCCGGTGGCGGCGAAGAACTTTGCCCCAGCGAAGCCGTGGTGTTCGACACCCTGTTTGCCACCAGCACCCAAAACGCCACCCCTGAGCTGACGCCGAGGCCATTCGATAAACACAGAGATGGCCTGGTAATAGGTGAAGGCGCCTGCACCCTGGTGCTGGAAGAGCTGGAACACGCCCGGGCCCGCGGCGCCCATATTTATGCCGAACTCATTGGCTTTGGCACCAACAGCGACGGCCTGCACGTGACACAGCCCAATGCGACCACCATGGAAGGGGCAATCCGTCTGGCGCTGAAAGATGCCGCGCTGGACGCCGATGCCATAGGCTATGTGAACGCCCACGGCACCGCCACCGACAGGGGCGATGTGGCCGAAACCCGTGCCACCTCCGCCGTGTTCGGCAGCCGTATGCCTATTTCGTCACTGAAGAGTTACACAGGCCACACCCTGGGTGCCTGCGGCGCACTGGAAGCCTGGTGCAGCATTATGATGATGAATGAGGGCTGGTTCGCGCCCACCATCAATCTTGAACAAATCGACCCCGACTGCGGTGAGCTCGACTATATCCGTGGCGAACTGCGCCAGCTTGAAACGGACTATGTGATGAGCAATAACTTCGCCTTCGGCGGCATCAATACCTCACTGATTTTTAAACGCTGGCGGGCATAG
- a CDS encoding HD domain-containing phosphohydrolase gives MFNSAVAIPAIWWQQGSNASDRLTRIHDRLLEAYPEVDRIACALYDPHTDLLKTFINSTRRGEAIHGYQYRLKDSLSLSELASAAECRVIHNIHATVAPDNPHSVWLLQQGYQSSFTIPLYDNGRFIGFLFFDSSRLGAFDTRKQRDMLLYANLVNMTLSSELNAVRIIQASALVARDFADLRDFETGSHLDRMAAYSRLIARFIADEEGLSDEQIEHIALFAPLHDVGKIGIPDRVLLKAGSLDADERSLMQTHVEKGEKIIHKILGDFGLSDVPDSQIMLNIVACHHEYLDGSGYPRGLKSNAIPIEARIVTVADIFDALSCQRPYKAAWPLEACFKELERMVEAGKLEGRCVAALKASRPEIEDIMARLNDAP, from the coding sequence ATGTTCAATTCTGCCGTGGCTATTCCTGCCATTTGGTGGCAGCAGGGAAGTAACGCCAGCGACCGCCTCACACGTATCCACGACCGCCTGCTGGAGGCCTACCCAGAGGTCGACCGTATAGCCTGCGCACTCTACGATCCCCATACCGATCTGCTGAAGACCTTTATCAACAGTACCCGCAGAGGCGAGGCCATTCACGGCTATCAATATCGTCTGAAAGACAGCCTGTCTCTGAGTGAATTGGCCAGTGCTGCTGAGTGTCGGGTGATCCACAATATTCACGCGACGGTAGCACCTGATAACCCTCACTCAGTGTGGCTGTTGCAGCAGGGTTACCAGTCCTCCTTTACGATCCCTTTGTACGACAATGGCCGTTTTATCGGCTTTCTGTTTTTTGACTCTTCCCGGCTGGGAGCCTTTGATACCCGAAAACAGCGGGACATGTTGCTGTACGCCAATCTGGTCAATATGACTCTGAGCAGCGAGCTTAACGCGGTGCGTATCATTCAGGCCTCGGCCCTGGTTGCCCGCGACTTTGCCGATTTACGCGACTTCGAAACCGGCTCGCATTTGGACAGAATGGCCGCTTATTCCAGGTTGATTGCCCGATTTATAGCGGATGAGGAAGGGCTCAGTGATGAGCAAATTGAGCATATTGCGCTGTTTGCTCCGCTCCATGATGTGGGCAAAATTGGCATCCCGGATCGGGTACTGCTTAAGGCCGGTAGCCTGGATGCAGACGAACGGTCGCTCATGCAAACCCACGTAGAAAAGGGAGAGAAGATCATCCACAAGATTTTGGGTGACTTTGGTTTGAGCGATGTACCCGACTCGCAGATCATGCTGAATATTGTGGCCTGCCACCACGAGTATCTCGATGGCAGCGGTTATCCCCGAGGGCTAAAGAGCAACGCGATTCCCATTGAAGCCAGAATCGTCACAGTAGCCGATATCTTTGATGCCTTAAGTTGCCAGCGCCCCTATAAAGCCGCCTGGCCGCTGGAGGCGTGTTTTAAAGAGCTGGAACGCATGGTGGAGGCGGGTAAATTGGAGGGGCGCTGCGTGGCGGCGCTGAAGGCATCACGCCCGGAAATAGAAGACATCATGGCGCGCCTGAACGACGCGCCATGA
- a CDS encoding rhodanese-like domain-containing protein encodes MLHSMLARLSGSAQPAECWQLVKYGATLVDVRSPAEFAQGHLPQALNIPLDTLEHWQSAQADKAVPLVLYCGAGIRAQKGCDILRAKGFSSVINGGAIKDLLAGA; translated from the coding sequence ATGCTGCATTCAATGCTCGCCAGATTATCCGGCAGCGCTCAGCCCGCCGAATGCTGGCAACTGGTAAAATATGGCGCCACCCTGGTGGATGTCAGAAGTCCGGCCGAATTTGCCCAGGGCCATCTGCCCCAAGCACTCAACATTCCCCTGGATACGCTGGAACACTGGCAATCGGCTCAAGCCGACAAGGCCGTGCCACTGGTACTCTATTGCGGCGCCGGTATTCGCGCCCAGAAAGGATGCGATATCCTCAGAGCCAAGGGGTTCAGCTCCGTCATCAATGGCGGCGCCATCAAGGATTTACTGGCGGGCGCTTAA
- a CDS encoding FMN-dependent NADH-azoreductase: MSKVLVLKSSILGDFSQSGRLIDEWVAARRASGDTVTVRDLAAQPLPVLDGEIAFGLRGGESLSPRQQEALALSDALIDELKAHDQLVVAAPMYNFSIPTQLKNWIDLVARAGVTFTYTAEGPQGLIQGKQAMLITTRGGVHKGAGSDHVVPYLKTVLGFIGITDVDTVYAEALNMGPEAAERGIKDARDQLAQVG, translated from the coding sequence ATGTCAAAGGTATTAGTGCTCAAGTCCAGCATTCTTGGTGATTTTTCCCAGTCTGGCCGCTTGATTGATGAATGGGTTGCTGCCCGCCGTGCGAGTGGCGATACAGTGACAGTGCGCGATTTGGCTGCCCAGCCACTGCCGGTGCTGGATGGTGAAATTGCGTTTGGTCTGCGTGGCGGTGAGAGCTTAAGCCCCCGTCAGCAAGAAGCGCTGGCGCTGTCCGATGCCTTGATTGATGAGCTCAAAGCGCACGATCAACTGGTGGTAGCGGCCCCCATGTACAACTTCAGTATTCCCACCCAGCTGAAAAACTGGATTGATCTGGTGGCCCGTGCCGGCGTGACCTTTACCTATACGGCCGAAGGTCCACAGGGGCTTATCCAGGGCAAGCAGGCCATGTTGATCACGACCCGCGGCGGTGTGCACAAGGGCGCAGGCAGCGACCATGTGGTGCCTTATCTGAAAACTGTACTCGGATTTATCGGTATCACAGATGTGGATACCGTGTACGCCGAAGCCCTGAACATGGGGCCGGAAGCGGCAGAGCGTGGCATCAAGGATGCCCGTGACCAGCTGGCGCAGGTGGGTTAA
- a CDS encoding S1 family peptidase, whose product MRFLCLALAVALCANLSGCANTRLNANKLPKGVAVNKSIALPVDVSVAYYLPKIQMDSRFYLEKWNIWVEPGSALSDGVRDAFNAYFSNAVLLDRASDDAVGLVIDLDPEWEFVSGKAVMTLSYKVLNGGDKPLKEGKKTFKADIGYVGDNSGMYNAAMRATQLVIVDVLNSLKPSAAEYPAQLAMKATNPLQLANMEKPVSSGTGFYINETGQLLTAAHVLRECMVTKVQTSTQSYDATVDASSTLLDLAVVSTGEPAQRYLPLRKGSEIFLGEAVTNVGYPLQGLLAASPNLTRGNVSSLNALKGSVGQFQFSAPIQPGSSGGPVVSDGGELLGVTVATLNAAKLIESGALPQNVNFALDAKHVARFLDKHQVAFHQVEPNLKGDIRISNDAALSSVVQLACYQ is encoded by the coding sequence ATGCGCTTTCTTTGTCTGGCACTGGCGGTTGCGCTTTGTGCCAACCTGTCCGGGTGTGCCAACACCCGACTTAATGCCAATAAATTGCCAAAAGGTGTGGCAGTCAACAAGTCCATCGCCCTGCCGGTGGATGTCTCTGTGGCCTACTACCTGCCCAAGATCCAAATGGACAGCCGTTTCTATCTGGAAAAGTGGAATATCTGGGTCGAGCCGGGTTCTGCGTTGTCGGACGGTGTTCGTGATGCATTCAATGCTTACTTCAGCAATGCTGTCCTGCTGGACCGCGCCAGTGATGACGCCGTTGGCCTGGTAATAGACCTGGATCCCGAGTGGGAGTTCGTCTCGGGCAAGGCCGTGATGACCTTGAGCTACAAGGTATTGAATGGTGGTGACAAGCCTTTGAAAGAAGGTAAGAAAACCTTCAAAGCCGACATTGGCTATGTGGGCGATAACTCTGGCATGTACAACGCGGCGATGCGGGCAACCCAATTGGTCATTGTGGACGTGCTCAATAGCCTCAAACCCTCCGCGGCCGAATATCCGGCGCAGCTGGCCATGAAGGCGACCAATCCGCTGCAACTGGCCAACATGGAAAAGCCTGTGAGCAGTGGTACCGGGTTTTATATCAATGAAACCGGACAGTTACTGACTGCTGCCCATGTACTTAGGGAATGCATGGTCACCAAGGTGCAGACATCAACTCAGTCCTACGATGCTACTGTGGATGCCAGCTCCACCCTGCTGGATTTGGCAGTAGTGAGCACGGGTGAACCGGCCCAGCGTTACTTGCCGCTGCGCAAGGGCAGTGAAATTTTCCTCGGTGAAGCCGTGACCAACGTGGGTTACCCCCTGCAGGGCCTGCTCGCAGCATCGCCAAACCTGACCCGGGGTAACGTCAGCTCCCTCAATGCCCTCAAAGGTTCCGTTGGCCAGTTCCAGTTCTCGGCGCCAATTCAGCCCGGCTCCAGCGGCGGTCCTGTGGTATCCGATGGCGGTGAACTGCTGGGGGTGACAGTTGCCACGCTCAACGCAGCCAAGCTTATCGAATCCGGCGCCTTGCCACAGAATGTGAACTTTGCCCTCGATGCCAAGCATGTTGCCCGATTCCTCGACAAGCATCAGGTGGCGTTTCATCAGGTAGAGCCGAATCTGAAAGGGGATATTCGCATCAGTAACGATGCTGCCCTGTCGTCTGTGGTGCAGTTGGCCTGTTATCAATAA
- a CDS encoding thioesterase domain-containing protein, producing the protein MTPEQILLQELADTWHSTIPLSAFMQICPRRYDGIQFEVSAPLEPNINLHHTMFAGSIYTLMTLTGWGMLWLKQREAGVEGSIVLADAAVRYLAPVRGAPLAKVSWSGDDMTPLARGRRIKVTLVVELWCEGELCASFEGRYVSLPH; encoded by the coding sequence ATGACACCAGAACAGATCTTACTGCAGGAGCTGGCAGACACCTGGCACAGCACTATTCCCCTGAGTGCCTTTATGCAAATCTGTCCGCGCAGATACGATGGCATCCAATTTGAAGTCAGTGCCCCCCTCGAGCCCAACATCAATCTGCACCACACCATGTTCGCCGGCAGCATCTATACCCTGATGACTCTGACGGGCTGGGGCATGCTGTGGCTTAAGCAGCGCGAAGCGGGTGTGGAGGGCAGCATAGTGCTGGCCGATGCAGCCGTGCGTTATCTGGCGCCTGTCAGGGGCGCGCCTCTGGCGAAAGTGAGCTGGTCGGGTGACGACATGACGCCCCTCGCCAGGGGCCGCAGAATCAAGGTGACCCTGGTGGTCGAACTTTGGTGTGAAGGGGAGCTGTGTGCCAGCTTCGAAGGACGTTACGTTAGTCTGCCGCACTAA
- the dtd gene encoding D-aminoacyl-tRNA deacylase yields the protein MIALIQRVSRASVTVDGEITGAIEQGLLVLLGVEQQDDRTKLEKLAHKVMNYRVFSDENGKMNLNVSQVGGALLVVSQFTLAADTGRGLRPSFSGAGTPEQAERLYEEFVAHCRAQGVPTQTGRFAADMKVELLNDGPVTFHLQV from the coding sequence GTGATTGCATTGATACAAAGGGTCAGCCGTGCCAGCGTCACCGTGGACGGTGAAATCACCGGCGCCATCGAGCAGGGGCTGCTGGTACTGCTGGGGGTTGAGCAGCAGGACGACCGCACCAAGCTGGAGAAATTGGCGCACAAGGTAATGAACTACCGTGTGTTTTCCGACGAAAACGGCAAGATGAATCTTAATGTCTCCCAGGTGGGAGGGGCTTTGCTGGTGGTGTCGCAATTTACTCTGGCTGCCGATACCGGCAGAGGTCTGCGCCCCAGTTTCTCTGGCGCAGGCACGCCAGAGCAAGCCGAGCGCCTGTATGAAGAGTTTGTGGCCCATTGCCGGGCGCAGGGTGTGCCCACCCAAACCGGCCGGTTTGCCGCCGACATGAAGGTGGAGCTGCTGAACGACGGGCCCGTAACCTTTCATTTGCAGGTGTAG
- a CDS encoding alpha/beta fold hydrolase has translation MTRVEQALPPLISSKWIAVGDGHSLHLAEYGNPDGIPLLYLHGGPGAGCSSDDALLFDGRHWRILLLDQRGAGLSRPRGGLDHNGLTQLLADMEVLRETLGIEHWCLAGGSFGATLGLIYSGRHPDRVIAQSYWGLFIPSSEGMAWLYGPAGAARLFPDEYNSFSAGIPVKGWLSLLFEYFSKGFAHANQAVSERAFRRWLDWELALAYPGNHLLGPIDWRSRVLALIELHYARSGYFDAETAFVAALPNIRAHTRILQGECDWVCPADIAQHYGPLGARLGQDFELLTVVGGYHSLADGRMHKAVCAAGNWMLSVWHKHC, from the coding sequence ATGACCCGGGTTGAACAGGCACTGCCGCCGCTCATCAGCAGCAAGTGGATTGCCGTTGGTGATGGCCACAGCCTGCATTTGGCGGAGTATGGCAATCCCGATGGCATACCACTTTTGTATCTCCACGGGGGGCCCGGTGCCGGGTGCAGCAGTGATGATGCCCTGCTGTTTGATGGTCGCCATTGGCGCATCTTGCTGCTTGATCAACGTGGTGCCGGTTTATCTCGTCCCCGTGGCGGATTGGACCACAATGGACTGACCCAACTGCTGGCCGATATGGAAGTGTTGCGGGAAACCCTGGGTATCGAACATTGGTGTCTCGCTGGAGGCTCATTCGGTGCCACGCTCGGACTTATCTACAGTGGCCGCCATCCCGACCGCGTTATCGCCCAGAGCTACTGGGGGCTGTTTATCCCTTCCAGTGAGGGTATGGCCTGGCTATACGGCCCGGCGGGTGCCGCCCGACTGTTTCCTGATGAATACAACAGCTTCAGTGCCGGGATCCCGGTAAAGGGGTGGCTGTCATTGCTGTTTGAATATTTCAGCAAGGGGTTTGCGCATGCCAACCAGGCCGTGTCTGAGCGCGCATTCCGCCGCTGGCTGGACTGGGAGCTGGCACTGGCCTATCCCGGTAATCATTTGCTTGGCCCTATCGACTGGCGCTCCCGGGTGCTGGCACTCATTGAATTACACTATGCCCGAAGTGGCTATTTCGACGCAGAAACCGCCTTTGTGGCGGCATTGCCCAACATCCGTGCCCATACCCGCATCCTCCAGGGGGAATGTGATTGGGTGTGCCCTGCCGATATAGCACAGCACTATGGGCCCCTTGGCGCACGACTGGGGCAGGATTTTGAGCTACTTACCGTGGTTGGTGGTTATCACTCCCTTGCCGATGGTCGCATGCACAAGGCGGTGTGCGCTGCCGGAAACTGGATGCTGTCGGTGTGGCATAAACACTGCTGA